A single region of the Kineosporiaceae bacterium SCSIO 59966 genome encodes:
- a CDS encoding SGNH/GDSL hydrolase family protein → MSPEPVTPAPDVVPRWHRYVALGDSFTEGMADPDPRTPGEYRGWADRLAEALHVRRVADGAQGLEYANLAVRGRLLDQILAEQLPVALDSGADLVSIVGGGNDVLRPGTDPDDLAVRLEDAVRLLRGTGADVLMATGVDPRNAPLIQRTRGKVATYNSHIWSIASRHGARVIDLWGLRALRDWRLWADDRIHLSAEGHRRVAALALHTLGLTTGGEHAVPLEPEPPRPRLDVLRDDAAWVRGHVAPWLGRRLRGRSSGDGRTAKRPHPAPVEPVPLNPAPLDVRD, encoded by the coding sequence ATGTCACCTGAACCCGTCACCCCAGCACCGGACGTCGTCCCGCGCTGGCACCGGTACGTCGCCCTCGGGGACTCCTTCACCGAGGGGATGGCAGACCCCGACCCCAGGACGCCGGGTGAGTACCGGGGGTGGGCCGACCGGCTCGCCGAGGCGCTGCACGTCCGGCGCGTCGCGGACGGCGCGCAGGGGCTCGAGTACGCCAACCTCGCCGTCCGGGGTCGGCTGCTCGACCAGATCCTGGCCGAGCAGCTCCCGGTCGCCCTGGACTCCGGTGCCGACCTCGTCAGCATCGTCGGCGGCGGCAACGACGTCCTGCGTCCCGGTACCGACCCCGACGACCTCGCCGTCCGGCTCGAGGACGCCGTCCGCCTCCTACGAGGGACCGGCGCCGACGTGCTGATGGCCACCGGTGTCGACCCGCGCAACGCCCCGCTGATCCAACGGACCCGTGGCAAGGTGGCGACGTACAACTCCCACATCTGGTCGATCGCGTCCCGGCACGGCGCCCGCGTCATCGACCTGTGGGGGCTGCGGGCGCTGCGCGACTGGCGGCTGTGGGCCGACGACCGGATCCACCTGTCCGCCGAGGGGCACCGGCGGGTCGCTGCGCTCGCCCTGCACACCCTCGGCCTGACCACGGGGGGCGAGCACGCCGTGCCGCTCGAGCCCGAGCCGCCGCGGCCACGTCTGGACGTGCTGCGGGACGACGCCGCCTGGGTCCGCGGGCACGTCGCGCCGTGGTTGGGGCGCCGGCTGCGCGGCCGCTCCTCCGGGGACGGGCGGACGGCGAAACGGCCTCACCCCGCGCCGGTCGAGCCCGTCCCGCTGAACCCCGCACCCCTCGACGTCCGAGACTGA
- a CDS encoding threonine/serine exporter family protein: MQIGLRTSRSQMDDLTAHSALELALRIGEAMLAVGVPAADVTATVLRVAAAYGLSSCQVDVTYTSLTVSWDRDDEVPLTGMRIVRVRATDYTRLHAVTNLARDVVTGDGLPLEEAHQRLDRVLATPHPYRRWIVTTTLGLAAASVGLLLGGGWAVAVLAGLTTAAIDVLMRALSRWGLPQFFQHAAGAALATSVAVVLVVLETGVRTSLVVGAGIVVLLMGMSLVGAAEDAISGFHVTAAARMFEVLTLTAGIVVGIASVLDVANAVGVPLAVLDPVAYAVPAWLQLAAAAGIAMFFAVASYARPRSAALAAVAGALSWIVYSLTRDLGAGPAVASALAAVVVGFIGEATTERLRIPPLVIAASAVAPLLPGLTIYRGLFAIVVDQDITAGLGLLTTAASIGLGLAGGITLGEFLATPVRTELDRWDRKVRRRASGART, from the coding sequence ATGCAGATCGGCCTGCGCACCTCGCGCAGCCAGATGGACGACCTCACCGCGCACTCGGCGCTCGAGCTCGCCCTGCGCATCGGTGAGGCCATGCTCGCCGTCGGCGTCCCGGCCGCCGACGTCACCGCGACCGTGCTGCGCGTGGCCGCCGCCTACGGCCTGTCCTCCTGCCAGGTCGACGTCACCTACACCTCCCTGACGGTCAGCTGGGACCGGGACGACGAGGTGCCGCTGACCGGGATGCGGATCGTCCGGGTCCGGGCCACCGACTACACCCGGCTGCACGCGGTGACGAACCTCGCGCGGGACGTCGTCACCGGTGACGGTCTGCCGCTGGAGGAGGCCCACCAGCGCCTCGACCGGGTGCTCGCCACCCCGCACCCCTACCGGCGCTGGATCGTCACCACGACTCTCGGGCTGGCCGCCGCGTCGGTCGGCCTGCTCCTCGGCGGGGGATGGGCTGTCGCCGTCCTGGCCGGACTCACGACGGCCGCGATCGACGTGCTCATGCGTGCGCTGTCTCGCTGGGGTCTGCCGCAGTTCTTCCAGCACGCGGCCGGCGCCGCCCTCGCGACGTCCGTGGCCGTCGTCCTCGTCGTCCTGGAGACGGGCGTGCGGACCTCGCTCGTCGTCGGCGCCGGGATCGTCGTCCTGCTCATGGGCATGTCCCTGGTCGGCGCCGCGGAGGACGCCATCAGCGGCTTCCACGTCACCGCCGCGGCCCGGATGTTCGAGGTGCTCACCCTGACGGCGGGCATCGTCGTCGGCATCGCCTCGGTCCTGGACGTCGCGAACGCCGTGGGCGTGCCGCTGGCCGTCCTCGACCCGGTCGCCTACGCCGTCCCCGCGTGGCTGCAGCTCGCCGCCGCGGCCGGGATCGCGATGTTCTTCGCGGTCGCCTCGTACGCCCGACCCCGGTCGGCCGCCCTGGCCGCGGTCGCCGGCGCCCTGTCGTGGATCGTCTACTCGCTGACCCGCGACCTCGGCGCCGGGCCGGCGGTCGCCTCGGCACTCGCCGCCGTCGTCGTCGGGTTCATCGGGGAGGCCACGACGGAACGGCTGCGGATCCCGCCGCTGGTCATCGCCGCGTCGGCGGTCGCACCGCTGCTACCAGGGCTGACCATCTACCGCGGCCTGTTCGCCATCGTCGTCGACCAGGACATCACCGCCGGGCTCGGCCTGCTCACCACGGCCGCCTCGATCGGACTCGGGCTGGCCGGCGGCATCACCCTCGGGGAGTTCCTCGCCACGCCGGTGCGCACCGAGCTCGACCGGTGGGACCGCAAGGTCCGCCGCCGGGCGAGCGGTGCCCGGACCTGA
- a CDS encoding amidohydrolase, whose protein sequence is MPTTVAITGGRVVPVEGEPVEGGTVLIVDGRIAAVGADVDVPDDAEVVDATGSWVLPGFVEAHAHLGVHEEAEGWAGQDTNEMTDPNGARMRALDAINPADEGFRDAIAGGVTTAVVKPGSGNPIGGQTVALKCWGRMVDEMLLRQPVSVKSALGENPKRVYGDQKKLPSTRQGVAAVIRDAMTRAQDYRTRRDRAADNGEPFDRDPTSEVLVRVLDGELPWSQHSHRADDIATAMRLAEEFGYRLVLNHGTEAHLLADVIAERGIPVIIGPLFTTRSKVELRQRHLRNPGLLARAGVRIAITTDHPVVPINFLVHQASLAVKEGLDRDEALRALTINPATIMGLDDRVGSLVPGKDGDVVVWSGDPLDVFSRALRVFVDGRQVYTWDDEAGDGVHLSPYPTPTHP, encoded by the coding sequence ATGCCGACGACCGTTGCCATCACCGGGGGCCGGGTGGTCCCCGTCGAGGGGGAGCCCGTCGAGGGCGGGACCGTCCTGATCGTCGACGGCCGGATCGCCGCCGTCGGCGCCGACGTCGACGTCCCGGACGACGCGGAGGTCGTCGACGCGACCGGCTCGTGGGTGCTGCCCGGCTTCGTCGAGGCCCACGCCCACCTCGGCGTCCACGAGGAGGCCGAGGGCTGGGCCGGCCAGGACACCAACGAGATGACCGACCCCAACGGCGCCCGGATGCGCGCCCTGGACGCCATCAATCCCGCGGACGAGGGCTTCCGAGACGCGATCGCCGGCGGCGTGACGACCGCCGTGGTCAAGCCCGGGTCCGGCAACCCGATCGGCGGTCAGACGGTGGCGCTGAAGTGCTGGGGCCGGATGGTCGACGAGATGCTGCTGCGTCAGCCGGTGTCGGTGAAGAGCGCGCTCGGTGAGAACCCCAAGCGGGTGTACGGGGACCAGAAGAAGCTCCCCTCGACGCGCCAGGGCGTCGCCGCGGTGATCCGCGACGCGATGACCCGGGCGCAGGACTACCGCACCCGCCGGGACCGGGCGGCGGACAACGGCGAGCCGTTCGACCGTGACCCGACGTCCGAGGTGCTCGTCAGGGTGCTCGACGGCGAGTTGCCGTGGTCTCAGCACAGTCACCGGGCCGATGACATCGCGACCGCGATGCGCCTGGCCGAGGAGTTCGGCTACCGGCTCGTCCTCAACCACGGCACCGAGGCGCACCTGCTCGCCGACGTGATCGCCGAGCGAGGCATCCCGGTGATCATCGGGCCGCTGTTCACCACCCGGAGCAAGGTGGAGCTGCGTCAGCGGCACCTGCGCAACCCCGGTCTGCTGGCCCGCGCCGGCGTCCGGATCGCGATCACCACCGACCACCCCGTCGTCCCGATCAACTTCCTCGTCCACCAGGCGTCGCTGGCCGTCAAGGAGGGCCTGGACCGCGACGAGGCGCTGCGTGCCCTCACCATCAACCCGGCGACGATCATGGGGCTGGACGACCGCGTCGGGTCGCTGGTCCCCGGCAAGGACGGCGACGTCGTGGTCTGGTCCGGCGACCCGCTCGACGTGTTCTCCCGCGCGCTGCGGGTGTTCGTCGACGGCCGGCAGGTCTACACCTGGGACGACGAGGCCGGTGACGGCGTCCACCTCAGCCCTTACCCCACTCCCACCCACCCCTGA
- a CDS encoding glycosyltransferase family 4 protein → MQLSGQRSAASHRGVPSLRVALVAPPYFEVPPSGYGGVEAVVADLADSLVAQGHHVTLLGAGHSTSRAEFVPLWPEPVPQRLGEPAPEMVHAAAARKALLRLADAGELDVVHDHTLAGPLNAAVLRQRGIPTVVTVHGPVDVDMHRYYRDLGADVGLVGISHRQRELAPDLNWLGVVHNALRPQDWPFRAEKGDYALFLGRFHPQKAPHLALDAAHAAGVPLVLAGKCSEPIEQEYFDREVRPRLRSTDRLVGVADAVTKRELLAGARCLLFPIQWEEPFGMVMIEAMACGTPVVALRGGAVPEVVTDGVTGLVCDHPDQLPAALAAVTELNPHACRASVVERFSADRMAEGYVAAYRRAIAEQTGRVAGPLPTPAAGTALAEVG, encoded by the coding sequence ATGCAACTCTCCGGGCAACGGAGCGCCGCCTCTCACCGCGGTGTCCCGTCGCTGCGGGTCGCACTGGTGGCCCCGCCCTACTTCGAGGTCCCGCCGAGTGGCTATGGCGGGGTGGAGGCCGTCGTGGCCGACCTGGCCGACAGCCTGGTCGCTCAGGGCCACCACGTCACCCTGCTCGGCGCCGGTCACTCGACGAGCCGAGCGGAGTTCGTGCCGTTGTGGCCTGAGCCGGTGCCCCAGCGCCTGGGCGAGCCCGCGCCGGAGATGGTGCACGCCGCCGCGGCACGCAAGGCACTCCTTCGCCTCGCCGACGCCGGTGAGCTCGACGTCGTGCACGACCACACCCTGGCCGGTCCACTCAACGCTGCCGTGCTGCGGCAGCGTGGCATCCCGACGGTGGTCACCGTGCACGGCCCCGTCGACGTCGACATGCACCGCTACTACCGGGATCTCGGCGCCGACGTCGGCCTGGTCGGCATCAGCCACCGGCAGCGCGAGCTGGCACCAGACCTGAACTGGCTCGGTGTCGTGCACAACGCCCTGCGCCCGCAGGACTGGCCCTTCCGGGCGGAGAAGGGCGACTACGCGTTGTTCCTCGGCCGGTTCCACCCGCAGAAGGCACCGCACCTGGCCCTGGACGCCGCACACGCGGCAGGTGTGCCGCTGGTGCTGGCGGGCAAGTGCAGCGAGCCCATCGAGCAGGAGTACTTCGACCGTGAGGTACGCCCCCGGCTGCGCAGCACCGACCGGCTCGTGGGCGTGGCGGACGCGGTGACCAAGCGGGAGCTGCTCGCCGGTGCCCGTTGCCTGCTCTTCCCCATCCAGTGGGAGGAGCCGTTCGGCATGGTGATGATCGAGGCCATGGCCTGCGGTACGCCCGTGGTCGCCCTGCGCGGCGGCGCGGTGCCCGAGGTGGTCACCGACGGTGTCACGGGCCTGGTCTGCGACCACCCCGACCAGCTGCCCGCCGCCCTTGCCGCGGTGACCGAGCTGAACCCGCACGCGTGCCGGGCCAGTGTCGTCGAGCGGTTCTCGGCCGACCGGATGGCCGAGGGCTACGTCGCCGCCTACCGGCGGGCCATCGCCGAGCAGACCGGCAGGGTGGCCGGTCCCCTGCCCACCCCGGCCGCGGGTACTGCACTCGCCGAGGTGGGCTGA
- a CDS encoding NTP transferase domain-containing protein, with protein sequence MPKALVPGWLADRCAALAAGGCDPVLVVLGAAAEQARVLVPDGVDVVVAPDWAEGMGASLRAGLGAVRVLDPVPDAVLVALVDTPGLTPAVVARLRATVGTGPPAEALVQAAYAGRPGHPVVLGCAHWAGAAEAARGDRGARDYLRAHGVTTVECGDVGHGEDVDSPDGLR encoded by the coding sequence ATGCCCAAGGCGCTCGTGCCGGGCTGGCTGGCCGACCGGTGCGCCGCGCTCGCCGCCGGCGGCTGCGACCCCGTCCTCGTCGTCCTCGGCGCCGCGGCCGAGCAGGCCAGGGTTCTGGTCCCGGACGGCGTGGACGTCGTCGTCGCGCCGGACTGGGCCGAGGGGATGGGGGCGTCCCTGCGCGCCGGCCTTGGCGCCGTCCGGGTTCTGGACCCGGTGCCGGACGCCGTCCTCGTCGCGCTCGTGGACACCCCCGGCCTGACGCCCGCGGTCGTCGCCCGCCTGCGGGCCACGGTAGGGACCGGCCCGCCCGCCGAGGCCCTGGTACAAGCGGCGTACGCCGGGCGGCCCGGCCACCCGGTCGTGCTCGGGTGCGCCCACTGGGCCGGGGCGGCCGAGGCCGCCCGGGGGGACCGGGGCGCCCGTGACTACCTGCGCGCCCACGGGGTGACGACGGTCGAGTGCGGGGACGTCGGCCACGGCGAGGACGTCGACAGTCCCGACGGGCTCCGCTGA
- a CDS encoding YwiC-like family protein, with the protein MSTATGSQRMTRRSAGRKALRRYLPPQHGAWAMLLVPYAVGVVLAGPAWPHLPLLVGWLAGYLLSYYALLAVKTRRPGRVRDQLRLYSALAAPALLVVVVARPVLLWAGPVFAVLLAVSAWYAWRRDERSIVNDLAGITQGTLMIPVAALAGGLPATATWPVWAVTWLYFAGTAFYVKTMIRERGQRSWWLVSVGYHVAAAAVTVAVAATVAGAPAAVTTGVLFGWLAVRAAVLPRFALSPKQVGILEIVHSVVLLVVLTVAPGLTAGR; encoded by the coding sequence ATGTCCACGGCCACCGGCTCCCAGCGCATGACCCGGCGCAGCGCGGGGCGCAAGGCGCTGCGCCGCTACCTGCCCCCGCAGCACGGGGCGTGGGCCATGCTGCTGGTCCCCTACGCCGTCGGCGTCGTCCTCGCCGGCCCGGCGTGGCCGCACCTGCCGCTGCTCGTCGGCTGGCTGGCCGGCTACCTGCTGTCCTACTACGCGCTCCTTGCGGTGAAGACCCGGCGCCCGGGCCGGGTGCGCGACCAGCTGCGGCTCTACTCCGCCCTCGCCGCCCCCGCCCTGCTCGTTGTCGTCGTCGCCCGGCCCGTGCTGCTGTGGGCCGGGCCGGTCTTCGCCGTCCTCCTGGCCGTCAGCGCCTGGTACGCCTGGCGCCGGGACGAGCGCTCGATCGTCAACGACCTGGCCGGGATCACCCAGGGCACGCTGATGATCCCGGTGGCCGCACTCGCCGGTGGTCTGCCGGCGACGGCGACGTGGCCGGTGTGGGCGGTGACGTGGCTCTACTTCGCCGGTACCGCCTTCTACGTCAAGACGATGATCCGCGAGCGCGGTCAGCGGTCCTGGTGGCTGGTGTCGGTGGGCTACCACGTCGCCGCGGCCGCCGTCACCGTCGCAGTGGCGGCCACCGTCGCCGGAGCGCCGGCGGCCGTCACGACAGGCGTGCTGTTCGGCTGGCTGGCCGTGCGGGCGGCGGTGCTGCCGCGGTTCGCCCTGTCACCCAAGCAGGTCGGGATCCTCGAGATCGTGCACTCCGTCGTCCTGCTCGTCGTCCTCACGGTGGCACCCGGTCTCACGGCGGGTCGCTGA
- a CDS encoding DUF4031 domain-containing protein — protein sequence MAVLIDPPAWPAHGRLWSHLVSDTSLTELHVFARRAGLPERAFGGDHYDVPQERYDDLVAAGAEPVGGRELLRRLVDSGLRVPSLRSERVLSSGEDDRWGPQAGPHRVDVLASPRDLPDDVTIGGWVVVRDAARRLLVTRASGRDWGLPGTVRRPGEHATASVARAMARQSGLDVDPGELRPVGYQRLRLLGPAPAGWPFPAPWSYQALYCLDLDAGAAVRPAPGAEARLLDVGDARDVVGHRRWWPLAEELLQG from the coding sequence GTGGCCGTGCTCATCGACCCGCCCGCCTGGCCCGCCCACGGCCGGTTGTGGTCCCACCTCGTCAGCGACACCTCCCTGACGGAGCTGCACGTGTTCGCCCGGCGCGCCGGGCTGCCCGAGCGGGCGTTCGGCGGTGACCACTACGACGTCCCGCAGGAGCGCTACGACGACCTCGTCGCGGCCGGCGCCGAGCCGGTCGGGGGACGCGAGCTGCTGCGCCGGCTCGTCGACTCCGGCCTGCGGGTGCCCTCGCTGCGCAGCGAGCGGGTGCTGTCCTCCGGCGAGGACGACCGGTGGGGACCCCAGGCCGGTCCGCACCGCGTCGACGTCCTGGCCTCGCCCCGGGACCTACCGGACGACGTGACGATCGGCGGCTGGGTCGTCGTCCGGGACGCCGCTCGGCGGCTTCTCGTCACCCGCGCCAGCGGCCGCGACTGGGGCCTGCCCGGGACGGTGCGCCGGCCGGGGGAGCACGCCACGGCGTCCGTCGCCCGGGCGATGGCCCGCCAGAGCGGCCTGGACGTCGACCCGGGTGAGCTGAGGCCCGTCGGCTACCAGCGGCTGCGCCTGCTGGGCCCGGCCCCGGCCGGCTGGCCGTTCCCCGCGCCGTGGTCCTACCAGGCGCTGTACTGCCTGGACCTGGACGCCGGCGCCGCCGTGCGCCCTGCCCCGGGCGCCGAGGCCCGGCTCCTGGACGTCGGGGACGCCCGGGACGTCGTCGGGCACCGCCGCTGGTGGCCGCTGGCCGAGGAGCTGCTGCAGGGGTGA
- a CDS encoding LytR C-terminal domain-containing protein gives MSEQSRYPRDEFDDVEPGDGRRGAHRARPNPVLAMVPVLLVVVAVVALVVGAMTLLGGNGPDVATRVSEPTGTSTETAGSPTSEGGTTTPGTPAPTATDAPTDAQTGTPTDAQPEPEPEPEPPTEEPAPVDRSVGVRVLNGTTTAGLAGGAAEVLGADGWTVTEVDNYRAGPTPPTTVYYADETLAATAEALADALGGAATELSDAFGGGGLTVVLGEDYQP, from the coding sequence ATGAGCGAGCAGAGCCGGTACCCCCGCGACGAGTTCGACGACGTCGAGCCGGGCGACGGACGGCGGGGCGCGCACCGGGCGCGACCGAACCCCGTGCTTGCGATGGTGCCCGTCCTGCTCGTCGTCGTCGCCGTCGTGGCCCTCGTCGTCGGTGCGATGACGCTGCTCGGCGGGAACGGTCCGGACGTCGCCACCCGGGTCTCCGAGCCCACCGGCACGAGCACCGAGACGGCCGGGTCCCCGACGTCCGAGGGCGGAACCACGACGCCGGGCACCCCTGCTCCTACCGCGACCGACGCCCCCACCGACGCGCAGACCGGCACGCCGACCGACGCCCAGCCCGAGCCCGAGCCCGAGCCCGAGCCCCCCACTGAGGAACCTGCTCCGGTCGACCGGTCCGTCGGCGTCCGGGTGCTCAACGGGACGACGACCGCCGGCCTGGCCGGGGGCGCCGCCGAGGTGCTGGGCGCCGACGGCTGGACCGTGACCGAGGTGGACAACTACCGGGCCGGCCCGACCCCGCCGACCACGGTGTACTACGCCGACGAGACGCTGGCCGCGACGGCGGAGGCGCTGGCGGACGCGCTCGGCGGTGCCGCCACCGAGCTCAGCGACGCGTTCGGCGGCGGCGGGCTGACCGTCGTCCTGGGGGAGGACTACCAGCCCTGA
- the groL gene encoding chaperonin GroEL (60 kDa chaperone family; promotes refolding of misfolded polypeptides especially under stressful conditions; forms two stacked rings of heptamers to form a barrel-shaped 14mer; ends can be capped by GroES; misfolded proteins enter the barrel where they are refolded when GroES binds) has translation MAKMISFNEEARRGLERGMNTLADAVKVTLGPKGRNVVLEKKWGAPTITNDGVSIAKEIELEDPYEKIGAELVKEVAKKTDDVAGDGTTTATVLAQAMVREGLRNVAAGANPMALKKGIEKAVEAVAEQLLNSAKEVETKEQIAATASISAADPQIGELIAEAMDKVGKEGVITVEESQTFGLELELTEGMRFDKGYISPYFVTDAERMETVLEDPYILVINSKISAIKDLLPLLEKVTQSGKPLAIIAEDVEGEALATLVVNKIRGIFKSVAVKAPGFGDRRKAMLQDIAILTGGQVISEEVGLKLENTGLDMLGRARKVVVTKDETTIVEGAGDADQIAGRVNQIRAEIEKSDSDYDREKLQERLAKLAGGVAVIKAGAATEVELKERKHRIEDAVRNAKAAVEEGIVAGGGVALIQAGATAFDKLELEGDEATGANIVKVAIEAPLKQIAINAGLEGGVVAEKVRNLETGHGLDAATGEYVDMVASGIIDPAKVTRSALQNAASIAALFLTTEAVIADKPEKAPAGAPAGGDMGGMDF, from the coding sequence ATGGCCAAGATGATCTCCTTCAACGAGGAGGCCCGGCGCGGACTCGAGCGTGGCATGAACACGCTGGCCGACGCCGTCAAGGTCACCCTCGGTCCGAAGGGCCGCAACGTCGTCCTCGAGAAGAAGTGGGGTGCTCCGACCATCACCAACGATGGTGTGAGCATCGCCAAGGAGATCGAGCTCGAGGACCCCTACGAGAAGATCGGCGCCGAGCTCGTCAAGGAGGTCGCGAAGAAGACCGACGACGTCGCCGGCGACGGCACCACCACCGCGACCGTGCTCGCCCAGGCGATGGTCCGCGAGGGCCTGCGCAACGTGGCCGCCGGCGCGAACCCGATGGCGCTGAAGAAGGGCATCGAGAAGGCGGTCGAGGCCGTCGCCGAGCAGCTGCTGAACTCGGCCAAGGAGGTCGAGACCAAGGAGCAGATCGCCGCGACCGCGTCCATCTCCGCCGCTGACCCGCAGATCGGCGAGCTCATCGCCGAGGCGATGGACAAGGTCGGCAAGGAAGGCGTCATCACCGTCGAGGAGAGCCAGACCTTCGGCCTCGAGCTCGAGCTCACCGAGGGCATGCGCTTCGACAAGGGCTACATCTCGCCCTACTTCGTCACCGACGCCGAGCGGATGGAGACCGTCCTCGAGGACCCGTACATCCTCGTCATCAACTCCAAGATCTCCGCGATCAAGGACCTGCTGCCGCTGCTGGAGAAGGTCACCCAGTCCGGCAAGCCGCTGGCGATCATCGCCGAGGACGTCGAGGGCGAGGCCCTGGCCACCCTCGTCGTCAACAAGATCCGTGGCATCTTCAAGTCGGTCGCCGTCAAGGCCCCCGGCTTCGGTGACCGCCGCAAGGCGATGCTTCAGGACATCGCGATCCTCACCGGCGGGCAGGTCATCTCCGAGGAGGTCGGCCTCAAGCTGGAGAACACCGGCCTCGACATGCTCGGCCGGGCCCGCAAGGTCGTCGTCACCAAGGACGAGACGACGATCGTCGAGGGCGCCGGGGACGCCGACCAGATCGCCGGCCGGGTCAACCAGATCCGCGCCGAGATCGAGAAGAGCGACTCCGACTACGACCGCGAGAAGCTGCAGGAGCGACTCGCCAAGCTGGCCGGCGGCGTCGCCGTCATCAAGGCCGGCGCGGCCACGGAGGTCGAGCTCAAGGAGCGCAAGCACCGGATCGAGGACGCCGTCCGCAACGCGAAGGCGGCCGTCGAGGAGGGCATCGTCGCCGGTGGTGGCGTCGCCCTCATCCAGGCCGGTGCCACCGCGTTCGACAAGCTCGAGCTCGAGGGCGACGAGGCGACCGGGGCGAACATCGTCAAGGTCGCGATCGAGGCCCCGCTCAAGCAGATCGCCATCAACGCCGGCCTCGAGGGCGGCGTCGTGGCGGAGAAGGTCCGCAACCTGGAGACGGGTCACGGCCTGGACGCCGCCACCGGCGAGTACGTCGACATGGTCGCCAGCGGGATCATCGACCCCGCCAAGGTGACTCGGTCGGCGCTGCAGAACGCCGCCTCCATCGCGGCGCTCTTCCTCACCACCGAGGCCGTCATCGCCGACAAGCCGGAGAAGGCCCCCGCGGGCGCCCCGGCCGGTGGTGACATGGGCGGCATGGACTTCTGA
- a CDS encoding DUF3263 domain-containing protein produces the protein MTVTHGPHSTSEQGGRSVDAAESRDDEPSGLSARDREILAFERQWWKYAGAKEQAVRELFDMSATRYYQVLNALIDSPEALAFDPMLVKRLRRMRASRQRARSARRLGLQV, from the coding sequence GTGACGGTGACGCACGGACCGCACAGCACCAGCGAGCAAGGAGGGCGCAGCGTGGACGCCGCAGAGTCACGGGACGACGAGCCGTCGGGCCTGTCCGCGCGCGACCGGGAGATCCTCGCCTTCGAGCGGCAGTGGTGGAAGTACGCCGGGGCCAAGGAGCAGGCCGTCCGCGAGCTGTTCGACATGTCGGCAACCCGCTACTACCAGGTGCTCAACGCGCTCATCGACTCCCCCGAGGCCTTGGCGTTCGACCCGATGCTCGTCAAGCGGCTGCGCCGGATGCGCGCGTCCCGCCAGCGCGCCCGCTCGGCCCGTCGCCTCGGCCTGCAGGTCTGA
- a CDS encoding uracil-DNA glycosylase, whose product MTQPAPAVRTEVVHPSWLPVLDRVAPALRDVGAHLAAEAAAGHAVLPAPDRVLRALATPLDDVRVVIVGQDPYPTPGHPVGLAFAVDRAVTVLPGSLRNIYRELHADTGMPVPGHGDLSAWTGRGVLLLNRVLTVRAGAPGSHRQRGWEQVTDAVLRALVHRGGPLVAVLWGRQAQTLRPALGDVPVVTGAHPSPLSASRGFLGSRPFSCVDELLTAQGADPVDWSLPR is encoded by the coding sequence GTGACCCAGCCCGCTCCCGCCGTCCGGACGGAGGTCGTGCACCCCTCGTGGCTGCCTGTCCTCGACCGCGTCGCCCCGGCGCTCCGCGACGTCGGAGCGCACCTGGCGGCCGAGGCGGCCGCCGGCCACGCGGTGCTGCCGGCCCCCGACCGAGTGCTCCGCGCGCTCGCGACCCCGCTGGACGACGTCCGGGTGGTCATCGTCGGGCAGGACCCCTACCCGACCCCGGGGCACCCGGTCGGCCTGGCGTTCGCCGTCGACCGGGCGGTCACCGTGCTGCCCGGGAGCCTGCGCAACATCTACCGGGAGCTGCACGCCGACACCGGGATGCCGGTGCCCGGGCACGGGGACCTGTCCGCGTGGACCGGGCGCGGGGTGCTGCTGCTCAACCGGGTTCTCACGGTCCGGGCCGGAGCGCCGGGCTCGCACCGGCAGCGTGGCTGGGAACAGGTGACGGACGCCGTGCTGCGGGCGCTGGTGCACCGTGGCGGACCGCTCGTCGCCGTGCTGTGGGGCCGGCAGGCGCAGACCCTGCGCCCGGCGCTCGGCGACGTCCCCGTCGTGACCGGCGCCCACCCGAGTCCGCTGTCGGCGTCCCGCGGCTTCCTCGGCTCACGGCCGTTCAGCTGCGTCGACGAGCTGCTGACCGCCCAGGGCGCCGACCCCGTCGACTGGTCCCTCCCTCGGTGA